From Oryza sativa Japonica Group chromosome 4, ASM3414082v1, one genomic window encodes:
- the LOC107278570 gene encoding uncharacterized protein yields MKHHAMKSQSRASSSSATHKLSHAIAKAPPRKIKIVHVLAPEVIKTDARHFRDLVQRLTGKPAADGPAAASSQPDPCDTAGDEGGFVADGAGAAAAAAAATIKAEIKVEEAVAEAEAEAEASGGLLHALGEDDRNDMFLQWLQSGSCIDMDAVGFS; encoded by the coding sequence ATGAAGCACCACGCCATGAAGTCCCAGTCccgcgcctcgtcgtcgtcggcgacgcaCAAGCTCTCCCACGCCATCGCGAAGGCGCCGCCGAggaagatcaagatcgtgcacgTCCTGGCGCCGGAGGTCATCAAGACGGACGCGAGGCACTTCCGCGACCTCGTCCAGCGGCTCACCGGGAAGCCGGCCGCCGACGggcccgccgcggcgtcgtcgcaGCCGGACCCGTGCGACACCGCTGGCGACGAGGGTGGCTTTGtcgccgacggcgccggtgcggcggcggcggcggcggcggcgacgatcaaGGCGGAAATAAAGGTGGAGGAGgccgtggcggaggcggaggcggaggcggaggcgtcggGAGGATTACTGCACGCGCTCGGGGAAGACGACAGGAACGACATGTTCTTACAGTGGCTACAGAGTGGCTCTTGCATCGACATGGATGCTGTTGGTTTCTCATGA